Genomic DNA from Vibrio tubiashii ATCC 19109:
AACCAGCTTGCCCCTCAGAAATGGATAGCGAATGTGCGACCTGAGGCAGGATGCCAGCAATAACAAACTCGGCAGTGCCGATAGCAAAAGCTGCAAGTGTTAAGATCCATACCTGCAGCGGCATTTTTTCTTTATTCATTGGAATATCTCTATTTAAATCTAATATGGAACATAGGCACCAACGACTCTTAGTGGCTGATACCTAGTACTCGCGGAATGAATCAACCCAGCAACGCGCCGCCATCGACATCAAGCACGGCACCTGTCATGTAGGTGTTTTGAATCGCAAACTGGTAAACCGCCGCTACATCGCTCGCGTCTCCGACCTTGCCAACAGGCAGGTTCTGTTGTGTTCTTTCGTACATAGCATTTCTATCTGCTTCAGCCATGCCTTGATATGCCTCAGTTTTCGTTAATCCTGGGCTGACAACATTGACCCGAATCGGAGCCAGTTCTTTCGCTAGTACTTTTGCCGTCGCTTCCATTGCTGCATTGATCGCGGTTTTTACATAGGTATTGGCGACGACTTTGCGCGACAACATACCAGAAGTAAGGGTGATAGAGCCGCCTTTCTTAACATAACGAGCACCGTGCTTTGCCGCATTTATTGCTCCCCAGAATTTAGTATCAAACGCGTACTTGGCTTGGGAAACCTCAACGTCTACTACCTTGCCTGCCGGAGCATAAGATCCCGCAGTGACGATCAGATGGTCAAAAGCGCCTATCGTTTCGAAGTAGTGGTAAACCGCCTGCTCATCGCTAATATCTAGTCCTGTTTTTCGACTGGCTACATGTACGATGCTGTTATCACTGGCTAATTGTTTAGCGAGCTCCGCACCAATACCTGATGTTCCACCGAGGACAACGTATACCGTTTTGTCTGTTTTCATGACTTCTTGCTCCAATCTTGTTTCGATGGGGTCAGTATATTGATTGGACTGAATTTGATAATTGAGTAATATTTAAATTGATTATTCAGCTTTACCGAATAATAAGGAGAGAAAGGTGGACAAGTTTTCCGATATGACACTGTTTGTCAGCATTATCAAAAATCAGGGGCTAGCGGCCGCTGGGAGAGAGCTCGGCCTATCACCAGCAACGGTGACGGCAAGACTGCAAGCATTAGAAGATCGTTATGGCGTTAAACTGCTCAATCGAAGTACTCGGCACATCTCATTGACTGATTCGGGCGCTATGTATCATCAGGCTTGCCTTGAAATCATCGACAGCGTCAAGGAAACAGAAAACCTGCTGCAAACAGGTATCAAAGAAGTACGAGGAACATTAAAGATTTCAGCACCCAGAGATATAGGTAAACAATACATCTCACCGCTGTTATCTGAGTTTAGTGAGCTGTATCCAGAAGTGATTCCCTACCTCTACCTGAACGATAACTTGTCTAACTTGGCGGAGTCTGGATTGGATATCGTGATTCGTTACGGAGAACTTGCAGATAGCAATCTTATTTCTCGCAAGCTAGCGCCAAGTCGACGAGTACTATGTGCCTCTCCAACCTACTTAGCGAAGAAAGGGACGCCAATTACCCCACAAGATTTAGCCCATCACGACTGTTTAGCTATGGTGCGAAGTAATGAAGAGCTCAAAACGTGGCACTTTCAAGACGAAGACAAACATAATGCGATTACTGTAGTACCAAAACGCTTTTCTGATGATGGTGAAGTCATTCGTCAGTGGGCACTTGATGGAGCAGGTATTGCGCTGAAATCGATTCTTGATGTGCAAGAAGACATCAAACAGCAACGTTTAGTGACGCTGTTGAACGGCTATATGAAGAACTTCAATGCCTCAACCTCTTCGGCTGGCGCAGACTTAAATGTTATCTACCTAAGTAGGCAGTACCAACCAAAACGAATCCGACTGTTTATTGATTTTTTGATTGAGAAATTTCAGCCTTCTAGCTAGTTGTCTTAAGGCGACGACTTAGCTCACCTGGGGTGGTTAACAAAAAAGCCTTAAACTCTCTGGTCATATGCGCTTGATCCGAGAAACCATGTTCAAATGCGAAATCTACAAGCGAGACATCTGGGTTTTCTCTCAGTTTACTCAAGCTGGAATGGACTCTACGCAACCTTTGAAAATATTTGGGGCTCATTCCGAGCCACTGGCGAAACCTGCGCTCGACTTGCCTTTGATTGTATGGAAACTGCTCTCCAATTTTCCCTTGTGTCGCTAACTTGATTAGCATCGCTCGCTTAGCAAAATCCGCGTCCAAAGGAAGTATTTGCTGTTCACACCATCGGTAAAGTGTCGTGAGATTTCTACTTTGATTTTGCTCGGACATTTGCTCATGAAGTGCCATAAGTACAGACATAATCTGCGTATCATTGTTAATTAATGACGGTAACATCATCCCTGGCTGAAAACGAATTCCACATAGCAGGGCGCCATGAGAAAGCTCAATAATTTGAGTTCTGTGATTGTATTTTTGAACAATAATTGGATCACTTATCGGTGTATTTGATAGGCAAACTTCACCTCTCAACAGCAAGGTCAATCCCGATCCGCCATCACAATACAATGGTTTCTTCACAACGCCACCCTGCCCACCCGTGACGTTTATCGACCATATCGCTTGAATATGGTCGGATAACTTGCCACACGGTTTAAAAATCCGAAAATCCATTTCGTTGTTAAATTCTCCTTAGCCAGACTGTTACTTTGACAGGCTGCCTACTTCTGGCTTGAATGTTTTAGCCACGCGATTCCAGCTATTGATAGCATTAATCGCTAGTGTTAAAACCACTAGGCCTTGCTCACCAAAGACTGCTAATGTCGACGCAAAATCGTCATCAGATATCGCTTTATTACTACTGACCATTTCAGCCCAATGTAGCGCAACTTTCTCATCGTCGCTATATATAGGCATCTCTCGCCATGCAGTTAATCCAATCAAGCGATGCTCAGACTCTCCACTACTCAACGCCTCTTTACTATGCATATCGACACAAAAAGCGCACTGATTAAGCTGAGACACTCTTAATTTAACCAACTCCCATAGAGCCAATGAGAGCGTTGGTCGCTGCTCAAACTGCGCTCTTAAATAGTTTTCTTGACCTAGTAGAATCTGAATCCCTTCTGGCGCAGCATTAAAATAGTCTAATCTTTGAGTCATAGTATTATCTCCTTTAATAGATACGCTCAGATTATTGCTTTCCCTTACTCTATGATTGAAGATTTTCGACACCCATCCAGTCTTCCTAGCCGTGCTCAGTCATGGCAATTTAAAATGTTATGATATAACATATCCAAAACAAGCAAAGTTCACTGGATTGAATGCAAGATATCGAAAAGACCATTAAGCACGTTGAGCAAAGCTGTAACTTGAAATCAGTTGTGTGTGCGATGACTGCGCGAAAAAGGAATCCGACGATTAAAGCAATCACCTCTCAAGCCAATCCCTACAACTCATTCCCACTTAGTTTTAAAACAAGGAGACTTCAAAGACTATGTCTGCCACGCTCATTAAAAATGCCCAAATCGTCAATGAAGGCACTGTTATCGAAGCCGATTTACGCATTGTCGGCCAAAGAATAGAAAGAGTTGAACGGAATATTTCCGCCCAGTCGACTGACACCATCGTAGAGGCCAATGGCAAATACCTTATTCCCGGAATGATTGATGATCAGGTTCACTTCAGAGAACCAGGGCTGACACATAAAGGCTCTATCGCATCTGAGTCCCGAGCAGCAGTCGCTGGCGGCATCACTAGTTATATGGAAATGCCTAACGTTAACCCTGCAACCACAACTGTTGAAGCTCTCGAACGTAAATTTGATATTGCCTCGACTAGCTCATTGGCTAACTACTCCTTCTATCTCGGTGCGACAGAGGACAATCTAGAGGAGATTAAGCGCCTTGAGCCTCAGAGACACTGCGGCGTTAAAGTGTTTATGGGGGCTTCTACTGGTGATCTTTTGGTTGAGGCACCGCATGCACTCGATGCTATCTTCCGTGACTCTCCCGTTCTGATTGTTACCCACTGTGAGAGTGGTCCGGTTATCGCACAAAACAAACAACGTCTTTTGCAACACAAATCGGAACTCACCATTGAAGATCATCCTCTTCTCAGAGACGACGAAGCCTGTTTCGCCTCTTCCTCTTACGCGGTTGAGCTAGCGAAAAAGCATGGAAGCCAATTGCATGTTTTGCACATTACGACGGAAAAGGAACTCGCTCTGCTTGAATCAGGCCCAATCGCAAACAAAAAGATTACCGCGGAAGCCTGTGTCCATCATTTGTGGTTTAGTAACCAAGATTATGCAACCTTAGGTAACCAGATCAAATGTAACCCGGCAATCAAGTTTCCTAGTGACAGAGACGCGCTGCTCAACGCGCTGAAAACAGGCCAAATTGATATTATTGCCACCGATCACGCCCCTCATACATGGCAAGAAAAACAGGTCGCCTATGAGCAAGCCCCTGCGGGTTTGCCTTTAGTGCAACATGCGCTACTGACCCTGTTTGATCAGGTCAAATCGGGGCACCTGACCATGGCACAGGTTGTTGAAAAGACTGCGCATAACCCTGCCATTCGTTACGCAATCAAGGAACGCGGATTTATCCGTGAAGGCTATTTTGCTGACTTAGTTCTGGTCGATCCTCAATCAACGACAAGAGTGAGCAACGAAAATAGTTTATACCACTGCGGTTGGTCGCCGTTTTCCGGTCATACCTTTTCTAGCCAAATCCAAAGTACCTGGGTCAATGGCAACTTGATCTATACAAATCAGCAAGTGATTGATTCATCGAGGCCAGCAATGCGCTTGTCATTCAATCGATAACCCCTAATCACTCTAAGTCAGTTTATAGGAGAGTAACTAATGAGCGCTCATGCTTTTACTGACTTACTGAAACTAAGCGTTTCTCTGCCAAAGCCATCGCAATGTTGGCTTTGCTATAAGCACTTTCATTGATGAAATGTGGGTAGATATCTTGTGCCTTCTCCCAAAGAATGTCATGACCTAAAAACGTTGCTAGTAGTGGCTCACCTTGCTTAACCACTTCAAAGTCTCGTCCGCATACCATCGGATGAACCATAGCACTGCGCATTCCATCTTGATCGAGCAGAATCGGCACCTCTTCCGTGTAGAAAAACGCGCTGTAGTCTTGCAAGTTATCTATCTGATTGAGATTGTGCTTTTCTACGTAATCAAGCACCGCCGTGAGCATTTGTTTCATCAACTCAAGTGTTTCCGACTTCAGCGAGCCATGAGCTTGAGCCCCGACTTCAATCATCACGCCATACTCGCCTGTAGAGCACAAATAAGGTTGCTCTGACCATGGCTTTCTATCTTCGAACAAGATGTTTGCTTTTGGCATGCGCTGTTTTACGTAGGCTCCCATCTTACGGTAGAAGCGATCCGTAGAGAGTAGAATGAGTGTCGCGCCCATGTTGCTGGTCGTGTTATGTAAATCAACGATGAGCTGATTTTTGCTGGCGGCATATTTAGCAGCGAATGCATCAGCGACTTTACTCTCATGCGATACACGCTCTTTCTCGTTACCAAGCTCAGCAAACTCTCGATTTAAGTCTGTCTCTAAATAGCGCACATTCTGTTTTACCGCTTCTGAGTTAGCGATCACCGAAGAGGTAGCAAATGTTGAACGTTCAGCGGAGTAAAGCCTGTCTTTAATCAGCTTATGCAAATAAATACCTGAAAGCTCATTACCATGTGTCCCCGCAACAATCAGCGCGCTATTGATCTTGTCCATTATATTTCTATTCCAAGGTTTTAAACTATACAAATGTTATAACATAACAAAACATGCAAAATAAACTTTCTAGGGTTTGAAATAAGCGCAACAAAAAAGCCTACCGAAGTAGGTAGGCTTAAGGGAGTTTAGGCATCAAGCTAGGTAGTGGCTAGGTCCAAAAGCTCAAAGCGATAAACGTGAGCACACCGATACAAGCAATGTTAAGAATAATACCAACTCGCATCATCTCACTCTGTTTAATGTGTCCAGATCCAAACACAATCGCATTCGGAGGCGTCGCAACTGGCAACATAAAGGCACAGGATGCCGCAACCGCTATCAGAACAGACAGGATGACAGGCGACATGCCAAATGCTTCTGCAACACTTGCAAACACAGGGATTAACAAAGCCGCACTCGCCGTATTACTGGCAAATTCCGTTAAGAACACAACAAAAACCGCAATGATAGCGATGATGAAGAAGATCCCCCAGTGAGCAATCATCTCACTCAGGGTATTGGCAAGAAAGACACTCGTTCCCGTTGCCTTTAGAACATTACTCAAACAGATACCGCCACCGAAAAGAAGCAAAACGCCCCAATCTGCGGTCTTCTCAATATCTTTCCAGTGTACAACTCGGGCAAAGCTAACTGCGATAATGGCCGCTAGCGCCACAAGCGTATCAAACTTAGCGTAACCACCGAGCATGGCATTAATCGGCTTGCTGAAGATCCATAAGCAGACGGTAGCGCCGAAAATAGCCAAAGTCACAACCTTACCTTTATCCCAGTTGATCGCGTCACGATTTAACTCGAACTCTCCAGATAAGTTTGGCTTTAGAGTCGCGTAAAGAACAGCTATCGCAACAGGCAATAAAATTAGCGAAGTTGGTACACCAAAGCTCATCCACTCAGTAAAAGTTAAACCAACTTCCGCAGCGGCGATAGCATTCGGTGGGCTACCAACAATCGTTGCAATACCACCAATACTTGCGCTGTAGGCGATGCCGAGCAGAACAAACACATAGGTCTTATGACCACTTTCAGAATTCACTTTGCTTAACACGCCGAGTACCAAAGGCAGCATCATCGCCGTGGTCGCAGTGTTACTGATCCACATTGATAGCGCAGCGGTAACACCAAACAGCATGAACACTGCCACACTCATTTTACCTTTGGCGAGGATCAGCACTTTATCGGCGATAACTTTATCCAACCCCTGACGGTGCATAGCCGCGGCTAAGGCGAAACCACCCAAGAATAAGAAGATAATTGAGTTAGCAAAATTGTTCAGCGCAGTTTGGGTGTCAAATACACCAAACAAAACCGCCATAATTGGAACTAAAATGGCCGTTACGGTCACATGTAATGCCTCTGTCAGCCAAAGAATCGCGACAAAGGTGAGCATACTAATACCCAGCACCACTTGAGGGTCAAAAGGCAAGGTAAAGTACAAGGTGAGAAACAGAGCAACGTCTGCGAGGATAATCAGACTATTGCGGTTGAAAAACCATTCTCTAGTGTTGTTGGGCAAAGGGACACTATCATTTCTATTCATTATTATTTTTTCCTTATTAGGGCCTTGTGGCATAGCAAATGATCCCACATAAACGCCATTTGGAAATATTTTTCATTGCGAATTTGTTAACCATATCAACAACAAGGTTATGGATGTTAACAATATGAATAGATTGAACATTCAACCATCATAACCACTACACGTATGCTTGTTATTCATATAAATTAATAATGCTAGAGCGCTATCCAAGCTTGTAGCTCTAGGTACGACCTTTCCGTAAACATCCACATTAACTTTAGCCTCTCTTAGAGCGTAAAAAGGGGAAGCAAGTCCCCCTTCTCATATAACCTTTACGCGATTAACTGATCAAAGCTGTCCATTACTTCACTGCACTTCATCACTCGGCCATGACCTTGCCCTTGGGTTGCCACCAGCGTAACATTTTCCATTTCTTGAGCTGCCTTCTGCGACACCTCAAACTTAGTAAACTTGTCACCTTGATCGTGGACGATAATGGTTTGTGCACCGCGTAACTTGAGCTTGTTATATGGGTCGACAGATTGAATTGGGTAGTGGTACTGATCTTCAACCTCAGAAACGACAGCATTGAACAAACGCATTGAGTAGCCTGAGCGAGCAACGCTACCAAATAAGTTGTCGAGATAATCCAATACAGGCGCAATCAACAAGAATGGTTTATCGACCAACTTCTGATGATGACACTCGATTGAAGACGCCGTTCCCATGCTATGACCAACAAGCCCAGCCACATCAGCAACACTATCTAAAATCGCTTCTAAGCCATGAACAAATGCCGGAATATGCCCGTACAGGCCGCCACTTTGACCGTGGCCCGGGTGATCATACGCCAATGCGGTAAAGCCTCGGCTAGCAATGTGCTCCATCAAGGGGTAAAACTGACTTGCACTCCCCGACCAACCATGGGTCAGCACCCACACTGGGCCTGTGCCTAATTGGTACGTTTTGAGTACGCCTTCCTTCGATTCTACTTCACCTTTAATCAATCCGGTTGGCTCAACATTTTTAGGCTTGGTACGCGCAGGGGTCAGCAGCAATTTACGCGCGGTATTCTTCGCATGGTTAGGTGCGAGAGTGTGATGAAGCCGAGTAGTTATGTTAACCAAGCTCTTCTTTACACTGAACTTTTGCGAGGTATTAAAGTAAATCTTCTCACTCATGGTTATATCCTTTTGGTGCCAGTCTCTACTTCTCGCCCAAAAGCGAACGACCGTGCTATTTTTGGTTAAATAATTAGCTAAGTGAACTTCACTTAGCTTAAATTCGTCCTACTTCCAGTCAGCTAACAGGCGTTTAACGCCCTGCCAGAAGTGCTCGTTGCTCGCCTGCTCTCCGTGTATCGAATAAAACAGGTGAGCACTTAAATACAAGCCATACAATTCAAACGTGGCCTGCCTAGGTTCGAGATCTTGGCGAAATTCACCATTCTCAATCCCTTTCGCAACCTGAATTCGTAAGTACTCTATCCAAGTCGCGATGGTTTTCTTTAGTACTTGCTGGGTAGGGGCCGATTCTGCGCTCGTCTCTTTCCAAGCGTCTAAGAACATACAGCTGCCTTGAAAAGAGTGGTTCCACCCTAACCAGCTATCGAGCAGCAGTGTGAGTTTTTCTTCGATAGTGATCGAAGTTCGCTCCCTCGCGGGCGCAATCACGCGCTGAGTAAAGATCAGGTTGGCATAATCCAAAACCGCTATTTGCAAGTTATCTTTGGAGTTAAAGTGAGCAAACAAGCCACTCTTTGACATCCCGCATTGCTTGGCTAATTCCCCAATGGTTAAGCTCTCAAGCCCATTTTCACTCGCTAGCTCAAATGCCTTGCTTAAGATATTTTCTCGGGTAACTTTGCCTTTACTCATACTGCTCTCTCGTTACTGTTAATGCTATTTTTAGCACACTCGTTCTTTTTTGCAAATTTTATCTCACTTGCTACTGAATGAAATCACAAAGTCTAATCCGTAAATGTAACAATTCTTAGGGTTAGATTTCACTCTCAAATTACTGTGGTAACTGATAGTAGCCTCAGCATAATTTGATTTAGATTCATTCCTTGAGGCTGATTTATTGATATACCCTGAACACTTTTAATGGTTTTGATGTCGTTATGGAAAGTAAGAAAATTCAAAGTATTGAGCTAGGCCGAGTGATAGCGATATTAGCGATTGCCGCCATGCACTGTCAGATGTTTCTCAGCTATTGGCAAATTAATGAGACACCGTGGGTTGGATATGTGTTTAACCAAGCAACACGCTTTGCCGTCCCTTTGTTCTTTTTGATTTCAGGTTATTTGATCCAACCCAAGCTAACCGTTGACCCAATCGCGACGCTTAAGCGCTACATAACTCCTTTGCTGCGCATTTTTATTGTCTGGAGTGTGATATGCCTTATTATGCCTTTTAACTGGGCGACTGTGGCTGAGCATGGGTATCTCGCAGAGCGTCAAGGATATTGGGGTTACCTTGGTCAAGCACCACTTAACTCGCTGCTAGAAGGCGGTCTCGTCCACTTATGGTTTATTCCCGCACTGATTTTTGCTGCTGCGATTGGTGCTGGATTGCAAAAGTTTAAGCAAATAGAGCTTTTTGTCCCGCTTGGCATCGCACTGTATGTTTACGGTGTTCTTGCAGGCAGCTATCAGGGTCTGACTGAGTTCTGGTCTCCATTCTTTACCCGAAACGGCCCGTTTTTTAGTACCTTGTTGTTTGCGATAGGTTTCTCGATTCGTCAGCAAACGATAAATGCCACTTCCCGCCAGGCCTTGCTGCTGGCGTTAGTCGGTATGCTTTTACATTTCGTTGAAGCCTTTATCCTCAATAATTATCAGCAACCTTTCAATGGCAATGACTTCCTGTTTGGCACTGTGCTGTGGGGAACGGGCTGCTTTATGTGGTTACTATCAAAACCAGCACTCGGAACTCATTATTGGCTAACCAAGCAATCTAAGTATGTGCTGCCTCTCTACGTGGCTCATCTACCTATGATTATTGTGATGATGAACGTTTCTGGAGTATTGGGCCTGACTGGATTTGCCAAAGATATGACCGTACTGTTTGGCGCGATAGTGATAACCTTTGGATTGATTAAAGGGTTAGAGAAAACACCCCTCTATCGACTGCTATTTAGGTAGCTATGTTCGAGGATTGTAGAGGTTAATGTTTAGGGGATTATTTAGGTAACCACCGAACAGAAAACAAAGCGATGGGTAATCCATCGCTTTGTCGTCAATTGGGCTTACGAGCCAAGTCTCTGGCAAGAATCAAAGCTAAACCAAACACCTGTAGAAACAAGCCAATGTTCTTGTACCAAGCGATCCTTTCATTAAGCGTTGTCATCAGCTCAGAGATGGAAAGATTCTCTAGATAAAAATCATCAATCTGGTTTCGATACGACTGCTGGGCTTGGTTTATCAGCATCATCAATTGCGGAAGCTTGTCTAAGCTAATCTCTGGTATTGGCTGATTAACCCACTGGCTCAATTGACCCTGTATCGTCGCTTGCAGTTGTTGTTGAACTTCACCCTCATGAGCGATATGCAGG
This window encodes:
- a CDS encoding LysR family transcriptional regulator, whose protein sequence is MDKFSDMTLFVSIIKNQGLAAAGRELGLSPATVTARLQALEDRYGVKLLNRSTRHISLTDSGAMYHQACLEIIDSVKETENLLQTGIKEVRGTLKISAPRDIGKQYISPLLSEFSELYPEVIPYLYLNDNLSNLAESGLDIVIRYGELADSNLISRKLAPSRRVLCASPTYLAKKGTPITPQDLAHHDCLAMVRSNEELKTWHFQDEDKHNAITVVPKRFSDDGEVIRQWALDGAGIALKSILDVQEDIKQQRLVTLLNGYMKNFNASTSSAGADLNVIYLSRQYQPKRIRLFIDFLIEKFQPSS
- a CDS encoding SLC13 family permease, giving the protein MNRNDSVPLPNNTREWFFNRNSLIILADVALFLTLYFTLPFDPQVVLGISMLTFVAILWLTEALHVTVTAILVPIMAVLFGVFDTQTALNNFANSIIFLFLGGFALAAAMHRQGLDKVIADKVLILAKGKMSVAVFMLFGVTAALSMWISNTATTAMMLPLVLGVLSKVNSESGHKTYVFVLLGIAYSASIGGIATIVGSPPNAIAAAEVGLTFTEWMSFGVPTSLILLPVAIAVLYATLKPNLSGEFELNRDAINWDKGKVVTLAIFGATVCLWIFSKPINAMLGGYAKFDTLVALAAIIAVSFARVVHWKDIEKTADWGVLLLFGGGICLSNVLKATGTSVFLANTLSEMIAHWGIFFIIAIIAVFVVFLTEFASNTASAALLIPVFASVAEAFGMSPVILSVLIAVAASCAFMLPVATPPNAIVFGSGHIKQSEMMRVGIILNIACIGVLTFIALSFWT
- a CDS encoding carboxymuconolactone decarboxylase family protein yields the protein MTQRLDYFNAAPEGIQILLGQENYLRAQFEQRPTLSLALWELVKLRVSQLNQCAFCVDMHSKEALSSGESEHRLIGLTAWREMPIYSDDEKVALHWAEMVSSNKAISDDDFASTLAVFGEQGLVVLTLAINAINSWNRVAKTFKPEVGSLSK
- a CDS encoding SDR family oxidoreductase is translated as MKTDKTVYVVLGGTSGIGAELAKQLASDNSIVHVASRKTGLDISDEQAVYHYFETIGAFDHLIVTAGSYAPAGKVVDVEVSQAKYAFDTKFWGAINAAKHGARYVKKGGSITLTSGMLSRKVVANTYVKTAINAAMEATAKVLAKELAPIRVNVVSPGLTKTEAYQGMAEADRNAMYERTQQNLPVGKVGDASDVAAVYQFAIQNTYMTGAVLDVDGGALLG
- a CDS encoding alpha/beta hydrolase → MSEKIYFNTSQKFSVKKSLVNITTRLHHTLAPNHAKNTARKLLLTPARTKPKNVEPTGLIKGEVESKEGVLKTYQLGTGPVWVLTHGWSGSASQFYPLMEHIASRGFTALAYDHPGHGQSGGLYGHIPAFVHGLEAILDSVADVAGLVGHSMGTASSIECHHQKLVDKPFLLIAPVLDYLDNLFGSVARSGYSMRLFNAVVSEVEDQYHYPIQSVDPYNKLKLRGAQTIIVHDQGDKFTKFEVSQKAAQEMENVTLVATQGQGHGRVMKCSEVMDSFDQLIA
- a CDS encoding dihydroorotase, producing the protein MSATLIKNAQIVNEGTVIEADLRIVGQRIERVERNISAQSTDTIVEANGKYLIPGMIDDQVHFREPGLTHKGSIASESRAAVAGGITSYMEMPNVNPATTTVEALERKFDIASTSSLANYSFYLGATEDNLEEIKRLEPQRHCGVKVFMGASTGDLLVEAPHALDAIFRDSPVLIVTHCESGPVIAQNKQRLLQHKSELTIEDHPLLRDDEACFASSSYAVELAKKHGSQLHVLHITTEKELALLESGPIANKKITAEACVHHLWFSNQDYATLGNQIKCNPAIKFPSDRDALLNALKTGQIDIIATDHAPHTWQEKQVAYEQAPAGLPLVQHALLTLFDQVKSGHLTMAQVVEKTAHNPAIRYAIKERGFIREGYFADLVLVDPQSTTRVSNENSLYHCGWSPFSGHTFSSQIQSTWVNGNLIYTNQQVIDSSRPAMRLSFNR
- a CDS encoding aspartoacylase, which translates into the protein MDKINSALIVAGTHGNELSGIYLHKLIKDRLYSAERSTFATSSVIANSEAVKQNVRYLETDLNREFAELGNEKERVSHESKVADAFAAKYAASKNQLIVDLHNTTSNMGATLILLSTDRFYRKMGAYVKQRMPKANILFEDRKPWSEQPYLCSTGEYGVMIEVGAQAHGSLKSETLELMKQMLTAVLDYVEKHNLNQIDNLQDYSAFFYTEEVPILLDQDGMRSAMVHPMVCGRDFEVVKQGEPLLATFLGHDILWEKAQDIYPHFINESAYSKANIAMALAEKRLVSVSQ
- a CDS encoding TetR/AcrR family transcriptional regulator, whose protein sequence is MSKGKVTRENILSKAFELASENGLESLTIGELAKQCGMSKSGLFAHFNSKDNLQIAVLDYANLIFTQRVIAPARERTSITIEEKLTLLLDSWLGWNHSFQGSCMFLDAWKETSAESAPTQQVLKKTIATWIEYLRIQVAKGIENGEFRQDLEPRQATFELYGLYLSAHLFYSIHGEQASNEHFWQGVKRLLADWK
- a CDS encoding acyltransferase, whose product is MESKKIQSIELGRVIAILAIAAMHCQMFLSYWQINETPWVGYVFNQATRFAVPLFFLISGYLIQPKLTVDPIATLKRYITPLLRIFIVWSVICLIMPFNWATVAEHGYLAERQGYWGYLGQAPLNSLLEGGLVHLWFIPALIFAAAIGAGLQKFKQIELFVPLGIALYVYGVLAGSYQGLTEFWSPFFTRNGPFFSTLLFAIGFSIRQQTINATSRQALLLALVGMLLHFVEAFILNNYQQPFNGNDFLFGTVLWGTGCFMWLLSKPALGTHYWLTKQSKYVLPLYVAHLPMIIVMMNVSGVLGLTGFAKDMTVLFGAIVITFGLIKGLEKTPLYRLLFR
- a CDS encoding AraC family transcriptional regulator — protein: MDFRIFKPCGKLSDHIQAIWSINVTGGQGGVVKKPLYCDGGSGLTLLLRGEVCLSNTPISDPIIVQKYNHRTQIIELSHGALLCGIRFQPGMMLPSLINNDTQIMSVLMALHEQMSEQNQSRNLTTLYRWCEQQILPLDADFAKRAMLIKLATQGKIGEQFPYNQRQVERRFRQWLGMSPKYFQRLRRVHSSLSKLRENPDVSLVDFAFEHGFSDQAHMTREFKAFLLTTPGELSRRLKTTS